Proteins encoded within one genomic window of Brassica rapa cultivar Chiifu-401-42 chromosome A09, CAAS_Brap_v3.01, whole genome shotgun sequence:
- the LOC103842254 gene encoding selenoprotein H, with amino-acid sequence MAPPKSTGGGVKGKYVAAVATSTRQTRSMARQTRSQTKGRGGGNSTSSKLMNFESPEKRKRKTKAKEGGAATKKIKKEKEEAVVEDHVDEEEEEEEEEEEEEEEEVSEKKTIVIEHYKQHKSFKERANKVKEGLENAVPGIIVTLNPLKPRRGCFEIREEGGESFITLLDMKKPFTPMTELDMEEVVSNIVERIK; translated from the exons ATGGCGCCGCCGAAGAGCACCGGAGGAGGAGTTAAGGGGAAATATGTTGCGGCGGTGGCTACGTCGACGAGGCAGACTCGAAGCATGGCTCGCCAGACTCGGAGCCAAACTAAGGGACGCGGGGGTGGTAACTCGACATCCTCCAAGCTCATGAACTTCGAGTCTCCcgagaagaggaaaaggaagaCGAAAGCCAAGGAAGGTGGAGCGGCGACGAAGAAgatcaagaaagaaaaagaggaaGCTGTGGTAGAAGACCACgtagacgaagaagaagaagaagaagaagaagaagaagaagaagaagaagaagaagtctctGAGAAAAAGACGATCGTGATCGAGCACTA CAAACAACACAAATCATTCAAGGAGAGAGCCAACAAGGTGAAGGAAGGTCTGGAGAATGCTGTTCCTGGCATCATTGTCACTCTCAATCCTCTTAAG CCAAGGCGTGGATGTTTTGAGATTCGAGAGGAAGGCGGCGAATCATTCATCACTCTTTTGGATATGAAGAAACCATTTACACCGATGACGGAACTTGATATGGAAGAGGTCGTCTCTAACATCGTAGAGAGGATTAAATGA
- the LOC103855371 gene encoding putative nuclease HARBI1 isoform X1: MNKGLFMRIVNRLSNEVEFFQQKRDALCRLSLSPLQKSTAAIRVLAYGNAADGVDEYLRLGASTTLSCLENFVDGIISLFSEEYLRRPTPADLQRLLDIGEYRGFPGMIGSIDCMHWEWKNCPTAWKGQYSRGSGKPTIVLEAVASYDLWIWHAFFGPPGTLNDINVLDRSPVFDDVIQGQAPQVTYYVNGREYRMGYYLIDGIYPKWSTFIQSIPLPQSPQAVLFAQQQEAARKDVERAFGVLQARFAIVKNPALFWDKAKIGKIMRAYIILHNMIVEDERDGYSLFNVTEFQEAEDNGSSYVDLSYSTNMSSNISNMMDARRRIRDRQLHQQLKDDLVEHIWQKFGQGNN, translated from the coding sequence TTCTTTCAACAAAAGAGAGATGCTCTCTGCAGGCTTAGTCTCTCTCCACTTCAAAAGAGTACAGCAGCCATTCGTGTTTTGGCATATGGTAATGCGGCTGATGGGGTCGACGAATACCTCCGTCTCGGTGCATCTACTACTCTCTCATGTTTGGAAAATTTTGTGGACGGAATAATTTCTTTATTCAGCGAAGAGTACCTAAGAAGACCAACACCTGCCGATCTTCAACGTCTACTTGATATTGGTGAGTATCGTGGCTTTCCCGGGATGATaggaagcatcgattgtatgcattgggaatGGAAAAATTGtcccaccgcttggaaagggcaATATTCTCGGGGTTCGGGCAAACCAACAATCGTTTTAGAGGCGGTTGCTTCATATGATCTCTGGATATGGCATGCGTTTTTCGGACCGCCAGGTACCTTaaatgatatcaatgttcttgatcgctcacctgtttttgatgacgtAATCCAAGGTCAAGCTCCGCAAGTGACATACTATGTCAATGGAAGAGAGTATCGTATGGGTTACTATCTCATCGATGGTATTTATCCGaaatggtcaacatttatccaatcaaTTCCATTACCACAAAGTCCGCAAGCAGTTTTATTTGCTCAACAACAAGAAGCTGCccgaaaagatgtcgagcgtGCTTTTGGAGTCCTGCAAGCTCGCTTTGCCATTGTTAAAAATCCAGCACTTTTTTGGGATAAAGCTAAAATTGGAAAGATTATGAGAGCTTatatcatactccataatatgatagtAGAGGATGAAAGAGATGGATACTCTCTATTTAACGTTACAGAGTTCCAAGAAGCAGAAGATAACGGAAGTTCATATGTCGATCTTTCGTATTCTACAAATATGTCATCAAATATCAGCAATATGATGGATGCTCGAAGAAGAATTCGTGATAGACAATTGCATCAACAACTGAAAgatgatttggttgaacatatATGGCAAAAATTCGGACAAGGCAACAACTAA
- the LOC103842253 gene encoding fasciclin-like arabinogalactan protein 3: MGLKASSSLLCLAILLGVSSIVSSVNITRALENYPEFSTMIELLAKTELTPIINKRQTITVLALSNDAIGSISGRPEEELKNILMNHVVLDYYDELKLKALKDKSTLLTTLYQSTGLGQQQNGFLNCSKANGKIVFGSAVKGAPLTAEYITTVFRNPFNLSVVQISMPIVAPGLGAPVKVPPPPPMTSPPAPAPKKAGATPAPGPAEEEDYADAPPGAAPETAPASAPSEDGSPAPAPENAGKKKMAAADEVEPPSSASNTGLRFGGALVLGFVASFSGF, translated from the coding sequence ATGGGTCTCAAGGcctcctcttctctcctctgtctCGCCATTTTACTTGGTGTCTCCTCCATTGTATCATCCGTTAACATAACCCGAGCACTAGAGAATTACCCTGAGTTCAGCACTATGATCGAGCTTTTGGCCAAGACCGAGCTCACACCAATTATCAACAAACGTCAGACAATCACCGTTCTGGCTCTTAGCAACGATGCTATCGGTTCCATCTCTGGTAGACCCGAGGAGGAGCTCAAGAACATTCTTATGAACCATGTGGTTCTTGACTACTACGATGAGCTCAAGCTCAAGGCTCTCAAGGACAAGAGCACATTGCTCACTACCCTTTACCAATCCACCGGTTTAGGCCAGCAGCAAAACGGTTTCCTCAACTGCTCCAAAGCTAACGGAAAGATTGTCTTCGGGTCTGCCGTGAAAGGCGCTCCTCTAACCGCTGAGTACATCACGACCGTGTTCCGTAACCCGTTCAATCTCTCTGTGGTCCAGATCAGCATGCCCATTGTGGCTCCTGGACTCGGGGCTCCGGTTAAGGTTCCTCCACCACCACCCATGACTTCCCCACCGGCTCCAGCTCCCAAGAAGGCTGGAGCCACTCCAGCTCCTGGACCAGCTGAGGAGGAGGATTACGCAGACGCTCCTCCTGGTGCAGCTCCAGAAACCGCACCTGCATCAGCCCCATCAGAAGATGGTTCTCCTGCTCCGGCTCCAGAGAATGCTGGTAAGAAGAAGATGGCAGCAGCTGATGAGGTTGAACCACCTAGCTCTGCTTCTAACACCGGTTTGAGATTTGGTGGTGCTCTCGTTCTCGGGTTTGTGGCTAGCTTTTCTGGGTTCTAA